From a region of the Neisseria subflava genome:
- the pgeF gene encoding peptidoglycan editing factor PgeF, whose protein sequence is MKTITETLNLAPQGKNFLTADWPAPANVKTLITTRNGGVSEGVYRSLNVGSHVGDNLEAVLRNREIVQEQVGLPVAYLNQIHSTIVVNAVEALGNTPDADASVDTTGTVACASMTADCLPVLFCDKAGTVVAAAHAGWRGLAGGVLQNTIAAMNVEPLEIMAYLAPAIGPDAFEVGQDVFDAFCTPMPEAADAFEDIGGGKYLADIYALARIILHREGVNMIYGGTHCTVLERDTFFSYRRDGQTGRMVSLIWLEK, encoded by the coding sequence ATGAAAACCATCACAGAAACCCTAAACCTCGCTCCCCAAGGCAAGAACTTTTTGACTGCCGACTGGCCTGCCCCTGCCAATGTTAAAACGCTTATTACCACGCGCAATGGCGGTGTCAGCGAAGGCGTGTACCGCAGCCTAAATGTCGGTTCGCACGTCGGCGACAATCTGGAAGCCGTGCTCCGCAACCGTGAAATCGTACAGGAACAAGTCGGCCTGCCCGTTGCCTACCTCAATCAAATCCACAGCACCATTGTTGTAAATGCCGTCGAAGCGTTAGGAAATACACCCGACGCCGATGCCTCGGTGGATACAACGGGAACAGTCGCTTGCGCTTCGATGACTGCCGATTGCCTGCCTGTCTTGTTTTGCGACAAAGCAGGGACCGTTGTTGCGGCGGCTCATGCAGGCTGGCGCGGTTTGGCCGGCGGCGTTTTGCAAAACACCATTGCAGCAATGAATGTCGAGCCGCTGGAAATCATGGCCTATCTCGCCCCTGCCATCGGCCCTGATGCGTTTGAGGTAGGGCAAGATGTATTTGATGCGTTTTGCACACCCATGCCGGAAGCTGCCGATGCGTTTGAAGACATCGGCGGCGGCAAATACCTTGCCGACATTTACGCTTTGGCGCGCATAATTCTGCACCGCGAAGGCGTGAACATGATTTATGGCGGTACCCATTGCACCGTCTTGGAACGCGATACTTTCTTCTCCTACCGCCGCGACGGACAAACCGGCCGCATGGTCAGCCTGATTTGGTTGGAAAAATAA